A single region of the Brachypodium distachyon strain Bd21 chromosome 3, Brachypodium_distachyon_v3.0, whole genome shotgun sequence genome encodes:
- the LOC100843177 gene encoding DNA-directed RNA polymerase II subunit 4, with amino-acid sequence MSGEEEENAAELKIGEEFLKAKSLMNCEVAIILEHRYEQLQQMSDGGGDPSSQMSQVFEKSLGYVKRFSRYKNPDAVRQVRETLSRYGLHEFELCTLGNLCPDTADEAKALVPSLVPGGRFDVDERIDKMLNDLSLIKKFE; translated from the exons atgtccggcgaggaggaggagaacgcCGCGGAGCTCAAGATCGGCGAAG aGTTCCTGAAGGCGAAGAGCCTGATGAACTGCGAGGTGGCGATCATCCTGGAGCACAGGTacgagcagctgcagcagatGTCGGACGGCGGGGGGGACCCGTCGTCGCAGATGTCGCAGGTGTTCGAGAAGTCGCTGGGCTACGTGAAGCGCTTCAGCCGCTACAAGAACCCCGACGCCGTGCGCCAGGTCCGCGAGACGCTCAGCCGCTACGGCCTCCACGAGTTCGAGCTCTGCACCCTCGGCAACCTCTGCCCCGACACCGCCGACGAGGCCAAGGCGCTCGTCCCCTCCCTCGTCCCCGGCGGCAGGTTCGACGTCGACGAACGCATCGACAAGATGCTCAACGACCTCTCCCTCATCAAGAAGTTCGAGTAG